From a region of the Streptomyces sp. NBC_01454 genome:
- a CDS encoding iron-containing alcohol dehydrogenase family protein has translation MPVLTRLIPSPVVVDINAGALDDLAGLLADQRISASGKLAIAISGGSGARLRERLSPALPGAEWYEVDGGTLDDAIKLADAMKKGHYDAVVGLGGGKIIDCAKFAAARIGLPLVAVATNLSHDGLCSPVATLDNDAGRGSYGVPNPIAVVIDLDIIREAPVRFVRSGIGDAISNISAVADWELAHRETGEDLDGLAAAMARQAGEAVLRHPGGVGDDKFLQVLAEGLVLTGISMSVAGDSRPASGACHEINHAFDLLFPKRAASHGEQCGLGAAFATHLRGDKETRDLMVQVLRRHGLPVTPGEIGFTDEEFVQVVEYAPKTRPGRYTILEHLDLSTDQIRDAYADYAEAIGS, from the coding sequence ATGCCAGTACTGACCCGCCTCATTCCGTCCCCGGTCGTCGTCGACATCAACGCCGGCGCCCTGGACGACCTGGCGGGCCTGCTGGCCGATCAGCGCATCTCCGCGTCCGGCAAGCTCGCCATCGCGATCAGCGGCGGCTCGGGGGCCCGGCTGCGGGAGCGGCTGTCGCCCGCGCTGCCGGGCGCCGAGTGGTACGAGGTCGACGGCGGCACCCTGGACGACGCGATCAAGCTTGCCGACGCCATGAAGAAGGGGCACTACGACGCCGTCGTGGGCCTGGGCGGCGGCAAGATCATCGACTGTGCCAAGTTCGCCGCGGCGCGCATCGGCCTGCCGCTGGTCGCCGTCGCGACGAACCTGTCGCACGACGGCCTGTGCTCGCCGGTCGCCACCCTCGACAACGACGCCGGCCGCGGCTCCTACGGGGTGCCGAACCCGATCGCCGTGGTGATCGACCTCGACATCATCCGTGAGGCCCCGGTCCGGTTCGTCCGCTCCGGTATCGGCGACGCGATCTCCAACATCTCCGCGGTCGCGGACTGGGAGCTCGCCCACCGCGAGACCGGCGAGGACCTCGACGGACTGGCCGCCGCCATGGCCCGCCAGGCCGGCGAGGCCGTGCTGCGTCACCCCGGAGGTGTCGGCGACGACAAGTTCCTCCAGGTGCTGGCCGAGGGCCTGGTCCTGACCGGCATCTCGATGTCGGTCGCGGGCGACAGCCGTCCGGCCTCCGGCGCCTGCCACGAGATCAACCACGCCTTCGACCTCCTCTTCCCCAAGCGCGCCGCGAGCCACGGCGAGCAGTGCGGCCTGGGCGCCGCGTTCGCCACGCATCTGCGCGGGGACAAGGAGACCCGTGACCTGATGGTCCAGGTGCTGCGCCGGCACGGCCTGCCGGTCACGCCGGGTGAGATCGGCTTCACCGACGAGGAATTCGTCCAGGTCGTCGAGTACGCACCCAAGACCCGCCCCGGGCGCTACACCATCCTGGAGCACCTCGACCTGTCCACCGACCAGATCAGGGACGCTTACGCCGACTATGCAGAAGCCATCGGTAGCTGA